The following are from one region of the Phoenix dactylifera cultivar Barhee BC4 unplaced genomic scaffold, palm_55x_up_171113_PBpolish2nd_filt_p 001549F, whole genome shotgun sequence genome:
- the LOC120104016 gene encoding BEL1-like homeodomain protein 2: MGIATPPSQPSCAYLSPPKPVSRPPFSMSQGFHQGVFSFSDGFDRSASQELQHHVAQQSRREKLRVQGLEPEEHPLVPIEEEGQDSVIYESAAAAAAGASNMLSEMFSFPTMPAPATCDLLSGQISTNYRQPQRPGLMAGFSGDWYGATRQGVVLGGTNLSSLGDSTGKQHHDGSQQRHPMFGLNADSTATMQLFLMNPTLPPPLLLQQQQQRSPSPPPPAPPPTHRHHHHHHQAFQSFGEASFSGGVVESQGLSLSLSSSLQQFEMPKAEELRIRDGVLYNFNNQAQQQYHHLQGQAHGQLVHIGYGTMGAVNVLRNSRYARAVRELLEEFCSIGRGQLKGSRIGRNRGSSSNPNPSHGGGGGVSSSVAGSSSSSKDLPPLSPADRFEHQRKKAKLISMLDEVDRRYNNYCDQMQMVVNSFDSVMGFGAASPYTALAQKAMSRHFRCLKDAIAAQLKQTCELLGEKEAGSSSGLTKGETPRLRLVDQSLRQQKAFQQMGMMEQEAWRPQRGLPERSVNVLRAWLFEHFLHPYPSDADKHLLARQTGLSRNQVCPLVPQL; this comes from the exons ATGGGAATAGCGACGCCGCCTTCTCAGCCCTCTTGCGCCTACCTCAGTCCTCCGAAGCCCGTCTCGCGACCACCCTTTTCTATGTCCCAAGGCTTCCACCAGGGCGTCTTCAGCTTCTCTGATGGCTTCGATCGGTCTGCCAGCCAAGAGCTGCAGCACCACGTCGCCCAGCAAAGCCGGCGGGAGAAGCTAAGAGTGCAAGGACTCGAGCCAGAAGAACATCCGCTTGTCCCCATAGAGGAGGAAGGCCAGGACTCCGTTATCTATgagtccgccgccgccgccgccgccggggcCAGCAACATGCTCTCCGAGATGTTCAGCTTCCCAACGATGCCTGCACCTGCCACTTGTGACCTGCTCTCGGGCCAGATTTCCACGAACTACCGCCAACCCCAGAGGCCCGGGCTGATGGCCGGCTTCTCAGGGGACTGGTACGGTGCCACCCGACAAGGGGTGGTGCTGGGCGGTACTAACTTGAGCTCGCTTGGTGACTCGACAGGGAAGCAGCACCACGATGGCAGCCAGCAGCGGCATCCGATGTTTGGGCTGAACGCCGACTCCACAGCAACGATGCAGCTGTTTCTAATGAATCCGACGCTGCCGCCACCGCTGCtgctgcagcagcagcagcaaaggTCTCCATCTCCACCACCACCAGCTCCCCCTCCCACTCaccgccaccaccaccaccaccaccaagcCTTCCAGTCCTTCGGCGAGGCATCATTCAGCGGGGGTGTGGTGGAGAGCCAGGGTCTATCATTATCGCTATCATCATCACTGCAGCAATTCGAGATGCCGAAAGCCGAGGAGCTGAGGATTCGAGATGGGGTGCTGTATAACTTCAACAATCAAGCACAACAGCAGTACCACCACTTACAAGGTCAGGCTCACGGCCAGCTGGTGCACATAGGGTACGGGACGATGGGAGCGGTAAATGTGCTCAGGAACTCCAGGTATGCGAGGGCGGTTCGGGAGCTCTTGGAAGAGTTCTGCAGCATTGGAAGGGGCCAATTGAAGGGGAGTAGGATAGGGAGAAATCGCGGCAGCTCttcaaaccctaaccctagccatGGTGGTGGGGGAGGCGTTTCTAGCTCCGTCGCCGggtcctcttcatcttctaagGACCTCCCTCCTTTGTCTCCTGCTGATAGGTTTGAGCACCAGAGGAAGAAGGCCAAGCTCATCTCCATGCTTGATGAG GTCGACAGAAGATACAACAATTACTGTGACCAGATGCAGATGGTGGTGAACTCCTTCGACTCAGTCATGGGGTTTGGGGCTGCGTCACCATACACTGCACTTGCCCAGAAGGCCATGTCGCGCCATTTCCGGTGTCTCAAGGATGCAATTGCTGCACAATTGAAGCAGACATGCGAGCTCCTCGGCGAGAAGGAAGCTGGGAGCAGCTCAGGCCTGACCAAGGGGGAGACCCCAAGGCTTCGGTTGGTAGACCAAAGCCTACGGCAGCAAAAAGCTTTCCAGCAGATGGGCATGATGGAACAGGAGGCTTGGAGGCCTCAGCGCGGCCTACCGGAACGCTCAGTGAATGTTCTGAGAGCTTGGCTTTTTGAGCATTTTCTTCACCC GTACCCAAGTGACGCAGATAAGCATCTGTTGGCAAGGCAGACAGGTTTATCAAGAAACCAGGTCTGTCCTCTTGTCCCTCAATTATAA